The nucleotide window CAAGCCAAATCACTGATGAAGTCGTTGAGGTCGTGCGCAATTCGGAAACCATCGTCAATCATTTCCACATCCCCCTCCAAGCCGGTTCGGATACAGTGCTAAAACGGATGAGAAGAAAATATACCACGGCTTATTACAGAGAACGTGTGGAGCGTCTGCAAGCTATTTTTCCCGATTTGGCGATTACGACCGATGTTATCGTCGGTTTCCCCGGGGAGACCGACGAAGAGTTCAGGGAAACGTATGACTTCGTTCGTGATTTGCAATTCTCCGAGATCCACGTTTTCCCTTATTCAAAACGAACAGGGACACCGGCTGCCCGCAGAGAGGACCAAGTGGATGCTGACGTGAAGAAACGACGGGTTCAACAGCTTATCAGCCTTTCCGATCAATTGGCAAAAGATTATGCGTCCAAGCATGAAGGTGAAGTGCTTGACATGATTCCGGAAGAAACAGATAAAGAAGATCCGGAGAGTGGGATGTATATCGGCTATACGAACAACTATTTGAAAGTGAAGGTTCCGGCCGTCGCTAATATGGTCGGAAAGATCATACGGGTGAAAATTACAAAAGCCGGTTACCCATACAATCATGGGGAATTCATTCGAGTACTTGATGATGCGGAAAAAACCCAATATGTACAAGCGTGAAGGAAAAACACGAAGGCATTGCCTTCGTGTTTTATTCCGGTGTAAACTCCATGAAAACTTCAATTTACCTTTCAGTACCCCCGGTTAATCGTTCAATGAAAGAAGCAAATGGGTTCACAAACGGCAGCACCAAGAGCGAGCAGATAAGGTTAAAAATAACTGAAGCATGGGCCACTTGCGCCGCCGGGTCAACTGCAAGCGTCGTGATAATGTGTGAGAATATCCCGATCAAAGGCAAGAACAGTAGGACGCCTCCGATATTTAGGAAAACGTTGGCCATCGCCGTTTGCATGGCTCCGCGCTTGGCACCTAGAGCCGCAAGAACGGCTGTGAGGCATGTCCCGATATTGGCGCCCATCATAATGGCAATCGCGGCATCCAATTGAATAAAATCGTTGGCATACATTTGAATCCCGATTGCGATTGTTGCTGTACTTGATTGAATAATGGTCGCGATGATTGTTCCGCCCAGAACTGCTGTACCCGCTGACATTCCTTCATTTTCCAGAAGCCAATCTGTCCATCCGTGTCCTGTGAGCTCTTGTCCCCAGGAACTCATGCCATCCATTGCGAGAAACATGCAACCAACCCCACAAAGAATCGTTCCCGGAAGAAATAGCTTACGTGTCCGCGACAATAGACAAAGGATGCCGGCCGCTATTGAAAACAATCCGAGCGTTTCACCGGAAAAAACAAGGATCTCAAGCGTTAATGTCGTTCCAACATTACTGCCGAGCATGATGCCGATGGTTTGGCGAAAAGGGATAATGCCGGCTGCCACAAGACTGACAGCCAGCACCATCACAGCGGAACTGCTCTGCAACAGTGCCGTAGCCGCAAAACCAACGAGAAAGCCGGCAAATGGATGAAGCGTGCTGTTAACAATTAATACCCGCACATGTTTAGGGGGAGATTGGCCAAGGCCAGTCCGGATAAGTGCAACGCCAAAAAGGAAAATGAAAATATATACGATCATGATCAGCAGTGAATATTCCATTGCTCGTCCTCCGTATTCCATATGTATGGCCATTCGGCAACAGTTATGTTTAAAAAAACAGGCCGTCAATAGAAGCCATGTATTCCGAAGTGAAAAAATAAATGGCAAAATGGAAGAACAAGGCGTTTGTTTGTTGCATTTTGAGCCGTTTTCTTATACAATTTTGTTAAATGAACAAACTTGCTCCAAAGGACAAGTTTTGTCATGGTTTCGTAAGCGGTTGTGCGGAGGGAGGGATTCAAATGGCTGAAACACGTATACGTAAAAATGAGTCACTCGATTCAGCTCTGCGACGTTTTAAGAAAGACGTGTCCAAAAGCGGGACATTGGCTGAGGTTCGTAAACGGAAACATTATGAAAAGCCAAGCGTGAAACGAAAGAAAAAATCGGAAGCGGCTCGCAAACGAAAGTAATGTGACCATCCATTAAATGCAAATCTTCTGGGATTCATTCCCCCGGGATTTATTTTCACCGGGGGTTTATATTTGCGGTTCTCCCCGGTTGTGTACATCCGCTCATATCTGAGTTTTCATGCATCCTATCTGCTCCACATTGTACATAGCGTACATCCCTAAAGTGTGATTTCTTGTCGAGGCAAAAAAAGTTTGATTTAATGGAAGTAAGTTGTGCTTCCACTCGAAGAAGGATGTAACGAAATTATCGGGAAGGGGCGTGAATAAATGGGAAGACATGTACGCATCTTATTCTTTCTGTTCCTCATGATTGCAGCAGGAATGATGATGCCGTTTTTCTCTGGTGCACAAAGCGATAACGCCACCGTTCATTTCATCCCTGTGGAGCAGACGGTTGAAAGTGGGTTAGAGGCATTTCTTGACCGTTCGATTACGGAGGCAACGGAAGAAGGCACCGACCACATCGTCCTTGAAATTGATACACCGGGCGGCACTGTTGACGCGGCCGGAAATATCGCAGAGATTATCCAGAATGCAGAAGTGCCCATTACGGCCTACGTCACCTCTGAAGCTTTGTCGGCGGGGGCATACATTGCACTTAATGCGGATAACATTATGATGGATCCGAGTGCACAGATGGGTGATGCAGCTGTTGTAGATGGATCGGGCAATACGGCCGGTGACAAAGCGCAGGCAGCTTGGGAGTCGAACATGGAGATTGCAGCCCAAAGCAATGAGCACGATCGCGATCCGGAGTATGCGAGAGCGATGGCGGATCCGGATGAACTGCTGACAATGAGTGCAGAACAAGCGTCGGATGTCGGTTACGCCGAGGACGTCGTCACCGATCGCGAAGAAGTGTTGGATTATTTGGGATTGGAAGACGCTGAACAGGTCGAATCCGAAGTCAGTCTTGCTGAACAGTTGACACGTTGGGTGACAAACCCGATGATTATTCCGATATTGCTGGCCGTCGGAGGCGTCGGTTTAATCATGGAGTTGTTTACGCCCGGGTTTGGATTGCCGGGATTAGTCGGCTTAGGATCGTTGGGGCTATTTTTCTTTGGCCATTTATTTGCCGGTTTTGCAGGAATGGAAGCGGTTATCTTACTCATTCTGGGATTGATGTTAATCGTTGCGGAAATAGTTTTCACCGGCTTTGGCATATTTGGAGTGCTGGGGCTGGCATCTATTATCGGAAGTGTGTTCATGGCCTCGTTTGACACGACACAAATTCTGTTTTCTGTCTTAATTGCCTTGGTCGTGGTCGTTATTGCGACAGTGTTGCTTTTTAAGTATTTCGGTAAAATCGGATTTATGCAAAAACTTGTATTGCAGAATGCTTCGGAACCTTCCGGAGACGCGGATGAAACGGCTTCAGATGATGAGCTCATCGGCCAAATCGGCCGATCGTTGACGCCTTTGCGCCCTTCGGGCTTGATGGTGCTCGCAGGGGAACATTTCGATGTTGTCGCTGACGGTGCTTACGTGGAAGCTGACAGTGAGGTGAGAGTCATATCTGTGTCCGGCCCGCGTATTGTTGTAAGGGCTGTTCATTAAAACAGCAGTATTAAAAAAGGAGGAGTTTACGTGCCAACAGAAATCATTACACTCGTAGCGATTGCCGTTGTTGTTATCGTTCTCGGGATTCTCTTTACGTTTATTCCGGTCGGCCTATGGATTGCTGCCTGGGCAGCTAACGTAAGAATCGGGATTTTCCAACTGGTCGGCATGCGTTTGCGGCGCATCGTGCCGAAACGTGTCGTCAACCCGTTGGTAAAAGCTAAAAAGGCAGGTTTGGATTTAAAACTGAATAAACTGGAAGGCCACTATTTGGCGGGAGGTAACGTTGACCGCGTCGTCAATGCTTTAATTGCCGCTCACCGTGCCAATATTGAATTGACATTTGAGCGTGCCGCAGCGATTGACCTCGCCGGGCGCGATGTCCTCGAAGCCGTTCAAATGAGCGTTAACCCGAAAGTAATTGAAACTCCTTTTATTGCCGGTGTAGCGATGGACGGGATTGAAATTAAAGCGTTATCCCGGATTACCGTACGGGCCAACATTGACCGTCTCGTCGGGGGCGCCGGTGAAGAAACGATTATTGCCCGTGTGGGCGAAGGGATTGTTTCTACCATCGGTTCCAGCGAGGATCATAAAGCAGTGCTTGAAAATCCTGATATGATCTCGCAAACCGTATTGAGTAAAGGGCTTGATTCCGGAACCGCCTTCGAAATTCTTTCTATTGATATTGCCGATATTGATATCGGGAAAAATATCGGCGCTCAATTACAAACGGATCAAGCAGAGGCTGACAAGAAAATTGCACAGGCGAAAGCGGAAGAACGCCGCGCCATGGCTGTAGCCCAAGAACAAGAAATGAATGCCCGCGTTGAAGAAATGCGAGCCAGAGTTGTTGAGGCCGAGGCCGAAGTTCCACAGGCAATGGCGGAAGCTTTACGCTCCGGAAACCTGGGTGTTATGGATTACTACAATTTGCAGAATGTGGAAGCTGACACCGATATGAGAAAGCATATCGGAAGTGCGACAAAGGACGATGACGAAGATATCAGGGATCCCCACAAAGGTCTGGATTAATGACGCAGTGATGGAAGAAAGGGGGATGGACCCTTGGATTTACTGTTTATATTCATTCTCATTTTCATTGCAACAACGATTTTTAATTCAATAAGCAATGCGAAGAAAAAGAATGAGGGCGAGCAACGTTCCCGGCCGGGAACGGGTCCGTCTCGTCAGCCTTCATCCGATGCATCCGGGAATGACCGGCAAGGGGAAGGCAGCACGTTTGGAGATCTCAGAAGACAATTTGAGGATATGATGAGAGACGCTGAACATCCGACCGAGCGAGCACCTCAAGCGGAGCGTCAAGTTTATCGGGAAGATAATAGTACGACAGAAACAAGTAGTGCGCACGCAGCATATGAACAGCAACGAGAGCGGTTACGCCGGGAGCGTGAGAATGCGAAGCAGCGATTGGAAAACACTGATGCGCCGGCGGTGGCTCCGGGGAAAAAGAAGCGTCAAAGCGAGGCCTTTCCCTTTAACAATTTATCAGGCAAAGACGTTGTGAAAGGCGTTGTTTGGTCGGAGGTGCTTAGCGAACCGAGAGCCAGAAAACCTCACAGGACGAATCGAATGATGAAATGAAAAGAACGCGGACGCCGCGTTCTTTTTTTTGCTAGATAAATAGGGACTGCTGAATAACGGAAAAAGACTGGCACATAAGCATTTTCCGTTGGTGTTGTCAAAGCTGGATGCAAGGAAATCCATCCTATAAACAAAAAAACCTTGCACTTCTGGCAACGCATGGAGGGACGGTGCTGCAATGGCGAGACTCCAGCGGAAAAACGGACGCGTCAAGCCCCCGCAGCGCCGGTTTTGCGCGAGGAGGCTTGACCGTTCGTCCGCGGAAAGCGAAACCATGGAAGCGCCATCTCGGCTTCAGCTGATAGCTGCACGTTGTTCAGCAATCCCTAAGTATCAAGCAACTTTCTTATCTACATAAGTGCAACGAAGGCTTTCACCATTAAAGCTTGGCGAAAAGCCAAGTTATCGAAAGATTTTTTCAAAAACCTGCTCTTCTTCTGTCCAACCTATAAGTGATACAGTCCGGATTCCTCACATATGTATAGTTGAGGAGGGATCCTTGTGAGGCGACTGTCAAGACAGATCAATAAGTGGCTGACGAAAGGGATGGAAGTACCGGCAGATGTCACGATGGGGGTGCCGAGGGTGACGATGATCGGTCATCTGCACGTTTATATAGAAAATCACCGAGGCATTCTTTCTTTTACTCCTCAACTCATAATCGTCCGTCTTTCTGAAGGGAAGTTGGAAGTTAAGGGGCAAGACTTGTATATTAAGGCTATTTTGCCTGAAGAGTTGGTTCTTGAAGGAACGATCGAACAAGTCACACATTTGGGGAGAGGTGAGGAGGTTTGATGTTTAAGAAAAACCCGGACTGGCTAGGCTTAGTAGAGATGAAGGTCGAAGGGGAAGCGCTTGAAACGTTCATCAATCAATGTGTGAAAAACAGTATTTCCTTAACGGAAATCAGGCGGACAAGCAGCGGCAAGAAACTGCAGGCAACGATACGAATTGCAGACGTTAAACGATTGCGCACTGTAGCGAAAATGACGAATGTATCGGTACGCTTTGGCAAGCGGCGCGGACTTTATTTACTCACCCGCCAGGGGCGACGCCGATTTGGCTTTATTATAGGAATTTTGGCATTTTGCACTGTGCTTGTTCTTCTTTCCCAACTTGTATGGCGAGTGGACATTGAAGGTGCGTCTCCGGGAATTGAACATGAAATTGAAGCGTGGGCAGCTGACATAGGGCTTCAGCCCGGACAGCCCCAGTGGGAGTTGCCGCCGGAAGCGGAGATCCAGCAACGAGTGAGCGAAGAAGTCCCGGGAGCCACGTGGATCGGCGTTGAACGGCAGGGGACAACTTATCAATTTCACGTCGTTGAGCAGCATCTCGCGGAAGAGGAAGATGAGGTTGCGCCGCGGAATCTTGTGGCAACCAAAAATGGGGTTATTCGGGATATTTATGTCGAGCATGGACGGGCAGAAGTGGCGCCGAACGCCTATGTGGAAGAAGGAGACGTGCTTATTTCCGGTTTGATTGGCCGTGAAGAAAGCGACGAGGAAGATATGGAAGAAATCGCGGCTATCGGAGACGTTCATGCAGAAACATGGTATCGCGGAACGATTGAATTGCCGTTGGAAATTAGCGGAGAAGTATTTACAGGAGAACGCACGAGAAGCCTTGATTTGCAGTTATTTGGAAATGAGTGGACATTTTGGGGGCAAGATGCCGAATCTTTATTTGAACGTCATCATGTAACAACGGATCAACTTCGAATCCCTTTATATTTCACGGACATTCCATTGCCGATAGAGCGCACGAGCTATGAAGAGAAAGCGATTGTTACACGGACGTATGAGGAAGAAGAGTTGGCGGAGATTGCAAAACAATTAGGGGAGCGGCAGTTATTGCGCAACTTGGATAGCGATGCGGAAATTTTATCAGAAAATATTTTACAGGAGCAAAGGGACAGTGGTAAAGTAAAGTTGTCCATTCTTTACGAGGTTGAAGAAGATATTGCGAGAGAAGCGCCTATCACACAAGGGGATTGAGAAATGTGACCGATCGAAAAGTCATTGATTTACATGTACAGGATACAGCTGAATTGCAAACGCTGTTCGGACCCAATGACGTTCATATCAAGCGCGTGGAAGAGCAACTGCAAGTTTCTATCGTCATTCGCGGCGAAGCGCTGGTCGTGAGTGGAGATGGGGAAAGCATCGCTACCATTGAACGCGTATTTGCTCAATTATTGCAACTTGTACGTAGAGGAACAGTGCTCGGTGAGCGTGATATCATCTACGCAATCCAACTGGACGGTCAAGGACAGTTGGACAAGCTAAACCATATTTATCAAGAAACAATCGCGACCAATGCCAAAGGTAAACCGATAACGGTGAAAACGCTCGGGCAGCAAGATTATGTGAGCGCTATCCGCAAATACGACATGGTGTTTGGGCTAGGCCCCGCCGGCACCGGCAAAACGTTTTTAGCGGTCGTAATGGCGGTTTCCGCTTTAAAAGCGGGCAGTGTACAACGGATCGTTCTTACACGCCCGGCGATTGAAGCAGGAGAAAATCTGGGGTTTCTCCCCGGAGATCTGAAAGAAAAAGTCGATCCTTATTTGCGCCCGCTGTATGATGCGCTCCATGATATTTTTGGCACCGAACATACATCGCGATTGATGGAACGAGGAACGATAGAAGTTGCTCCCCTTGCTTATATGCGAGGCCGTACGCTCGATGATGCATTTGTCATTCTTGATGAAGCACAAAACACTACTCCCGAACAGATAAAAATGTTTCTGACACGAATGGGATTTGGATCCAAAATGATCGTGAATGGCGATTTAACACAGGTCGATTTGCCAAAAGGGAAAAAATCGGGCTTACGCATGGCGATCGACATCCTCAAAGAAGTAAGTGACATCGCTTTTGTATATTTGAAAGGGGCCGACGTTGTTCGCCATACAATCGTGCAACGTGTGCTTGAGGCCTATGAAAAGTTTGAAGACGATCAATCTTCAAAGTGAGTGTTTGGGTGGAGTGAGTTGTCATGACAGCAAATAAAAATAAAAAGCAGAAATTGCAAACGCCCGGCACTCGCCATCGAAGCGTGCGTGTTAGTTTATTTTTACTGCTGGGCATTCTTCTTTATGTATCCATGTTGGACAACGTCCAGCCTGAACAACTGGACGTCTCCCTCTCCGAACCTGCCCCTGAAGATATTCGTTCCCCTATTACCGTTGAACATGAAGCGCTAACGGCTGAACGCGAACAGGCAGCATTGGATGAGCTTGACCCTTCGTACGTTCATCGAAATGACTATGTATTGATGCAAACGGAGAAAATCAACACGGTTTTTGAACTGGCAACAGAATTTCAAGCGGAAGATGCTGATGATACGTCGTCCGTCGACATCCAAGTGGAGCAATTGCAAGAAACGCTTGAAGAAGAGATGGATCAGCGACTGCCGGAAGAGACGCTTGAAATATTGCTGGATGAAAGCGAAGAACAACTGATGATTGGACGGGACGCCGCTCGGAATGCTGTCCATGAAGTGATGAATGAGGAGCTCGCTGTCGATGATGTTCCTGTCGCCAGGGAAGAAGCAGAGGAACGTGTTTCCATGTCAATGGGGAACTCACAGTTGCAGAACGCGAGTGCAGACATTGCCAGCCATATGGTAACGGCCAATTACATATATGATGATGAAAATACCGCGGAGCGCAGAGAAGAAGCGCTTGACGAAGTGGAACCGGTGCTTATTCGCGAAGGAGAACTGCTTGCCGAGGAAGGCGAAATCATTGATGCGGAAATTTATGAACAGTTGAACCTGACAGGTTTATTGGATGATGATTTTTCTCCGTTTCCTTATTTGGGTTTGTTGCTGTTTGTCGGAATGATCGTTGCCATGGTTGCTTTTTACGCTACGCAAACGAGTTCTCCCCTTCGTTATAGCAATCAGGCGCTTTTCCTGTATGTCCTCGTGTTTTTTATTATGCTGGCAACGATGAAAATCATGAGTGTGCTCAATCTGTTCGACATGGAAGGGATTTTGTGGGTCACGCCGGTCGCCCTCGGGACGATGCTTCTTGCCCAATTGCTCTCTTACCGGGTTGCGCTTTATACCGCTGTCTTGTTGGCTTTGGCCGGGAGTGTCATTTTCAATGGGGAAGCAACAGGCAACTTTCACGCTACGTTTATGGTTTACGCGCTATTCAGTGGATTGGCAGGGGTGTTTTTTCTCGGGAAAACGCCGCAAATCGCCAAGATTTTGCAATCAGGCGTCTTTATTGCGCTCATGAACGCATTAACGGTAACTGCATTTTACTTTTTAAGTAATGTTCCCATTGTTTTGGAAAGCTATGGCCTTGAAATCGGCTTTGCAGTGGGGTCCGGTTTTCTGGCAGCGGTTTTGACTTTGGGTTTTTTGCCTTTTTTTGAAACAGGGTTTAATATTCTCTCAAAAACGAAATTAATCGAGCTTTCGAATGCCAATCAGCCGTTGTTAAGAAAAATACTTTTGGAGGCGCCCGGTACTTACCATCACAGCGTCATGGTGGCCAACCTTTCGGAAGCGGCTTGCGAGGCGATTGGCACCAATGGTTTGCTTGCGCGTGTCGGTGCGTATTATCATGATCTTGGAAAAACGAAACGTCCGCAGTATTTTATTGAAAATCAAATGAAAATCGGCAATCCGCATGAACGCCTTTCACCGGATGTGAGTGCGCAGATTATTATTGATCACCCTTATGACGGTGCGCGAATGTTGGAAGCACACAATTTTCCAAAGCAAATTGTTGATTTCGCCAAAGAGCACCATGGGACGACGCTGCTGAAATATTTTTATCATAAGGCAAAAGAAAAAGACATGAAACCGGACGAAGCGGATTATCGTTACCCCGGTCCCAAAGCCCGGTTTAAGGAAAGCGCGGTGCTGGGGGTTGCGGATAGCGTGGAAGCGGCGGTCCGTTCCATGGATGCGCCGACAGGGGAGAAGATCGAGAAACTTGTCAATGATATCATTCGCGATCGGCTTATAGATGGGCAATTTGACGAATGTGACCTCACGATGAAAGAAATATCGATCGTCGCCAATACGATGTGCGAGACGTTGCGGGGAACGTTTCATTCTCGGATTGAATATCCCGAAAACAGCGAAGGTGAAAAGGAGAAATCAGCGAATGGCGATTCATATTGATATTGCGGATGAGACGGCGACACTTCCGGAAACGCAGGTGGCGCTTGTCACGAATGTATTACAATCAACGTGTGAACGTCTTGGATTGCCCGCGGACACAGAGTGTTCACTGCTGTTCGTGGATGCGAAAACGATTCAGGCATTAAATCGGGATTATCGAGGCAAAGATGATGCAACGGACGTGTTGTCTTTTGCGTTAAATGATGATGCAGAAGCAATGGATACGGATCCTGCAGACCATATGCTTGGAGATATCGTTGTTTGCGTCGAGCAGGCGCGTGATCAAGCGGGAGAATATGGCCATTCCATGGAGCGTGAACTTTGTTTTTTAGCTGTCCACGGCCTGCTCCATTTGCTCGGTTATGACCATGGGACGACCGCAGAGGAACAAGAGATGTTCACGTTGCAGGAGGAATTGTTGAGCGCTTATGGACTGGAAAGAAAAACCTAAACAAAAAGGGATTCGCCGCTTATTTTTTTCCTTTTTTTTCGCAAGCCGAGGCTTATGGTATGTGCTCAAAAATGAACAAAACATGGTCATTCATATGGCTATTGCGAGCACCATTCTTGTGCTCGGATTTGTTTTCGGAGTAAGTCTTATCGAATGGGCGATTCTCCTTGTCGTGATCGGTGGCGTGATTACGTTTGAACTGGTCAACACGGCGATTGAACGAGTCGTAGACTTGGTGAGCGAAGACTATCATCCACTTGCGAAAATCGCAAAGGATGTAGCCGCGACTGCTGTATTTGTATATAGTTTAATCGCGGTCGTCGTCGGTATTATTATTTTTTATCAACCGTTGCTTGAACTTTTTGGGATAAAATAAGAGTCAACACTAAAATCTATGGTTGACAAATCTGAACGATGGTGACCACTATGGAAAAACACTACGCTTTCCGTGGGCTTGCACTCAGCCTCCTCGTTAGAAAACTAGGCTTTTCGCCAAGCTTTTATAACGAAAAGAAAGAAGATCGCTTTTTTTCTTTTTCCTCCGCTAGCTTGTGTTATTATCATAATTATTCACTGATATCAACGATAGATTTTGATGAAGAGCCGAAATAAGGAGATGGAATGGCATGGAAACGTTAATTCAGCGGGCAAAAGAAGCAAGGGGTTCCGCGTATGCGCCGTATTCGGCCTTTCCGGTCGGTGCTTGCGCGGAAACCGATGCTGGTTTTTTCCAAGGATGCAATATCGAAAACGCTTCTTATGGCCTTTCGAATTGCGGAGAGCGGACCGCGATTTTCAACGCGGTTTCGGCAGGAGCGAAGCGGGTGAAAAAAATCGCGGTGATCGCGGATGCGAAGGAACCGGTGTCCCCGTGCGGCGCTTGCCGGCAAGTAATGGCGGAATTTATGGACCCCGAGGCGGAAGTCGCACTTGCGAATTTGAAAGGAGACACAAAAAAAATGACAGTTGCCGAGCTATTGCCGGGTGCATTTGAAGCGGGGGATATGGATGAGTGAGTACCGTTCCGGGTTCGCGGCATTAATCGGACGGCCAAATGCGGGGAAATCAACGTTTTTAAATCAAGTATTGGGACAAAAGATCGCGATTATGAGTGACAAACCGCAAACGACGCGAAATAAAATTCAGGCGGTACATACGCAAACGAACGGCCAGGTCATTTTTGTGGATACGCCGGGCGTGCATAAACCGAAGCATCAACTCGGCGAGTATATGGTGAAAACGGCTCTCGATTCATTGTCGGAGGTGGACCTGGTTTTGTTTTTTATCGATGCTTCGGAACCTTTCGGACGGGGGGAGCAGTTTATTCTTGATGCTTTGCAAAAGGCGAACACGCCAGTGTTTTTGATCATGAACAAAATTGATAAAATTCATCCGGACCACGTATTGGAACGGATTGAAGAATACCGGCATTATGGGACCTTTGCGGAAATATTTCCGATTTCCGCGCTCCGTGACCAAAATGTGGGTCCGTTGTTGGAACATATTTATAAGTATTTGCCGGAAGGGCCGCAGTATTATCCGGAAGAGCAAATCACCGATCACCCGGAGCGCTTTATTATGGCGGAATTTATTCGCGAAAAGGTGTTGGGCCATACCCGTGATGAAATCCCCCATTCGATCGCAGTGATGATTGATGAAGTGCAAGAAAGGGAAAATCAAAAAACCTATGTGCAAGCTACGATCATTGTCGAACGAAAATCGCAAAAGGGAATTATTATCGGACGCAATGGTTCGATGTTGAAAACGATCGGACAGGAAGCGAGAAAAGATATCCACGGGCTTCTCGGTACCGATGTGTACCTTGACCTTTGGGTGAAAGTGCAAAAGGACTGGCGGAACAAAAGCCGCTTTCTCCGGGAACAAGGATATAGCGACAAAGAGTAGCAACTGCGATCGTTCGACGTTTCTCTTCCCCCCGGCGCCCGAAAGGCAAATACGCACGAACCAACGGCGATTCCCCCGAAAGCCTTGTTTTTTACGATCATGTATCTATACTGGAAGTTAGGTGCACATAAATAGGGACTGCTGAATAATGGAAAAAGACTGGCACATAAGCATTTTCCGTTGGTGTTGTCAAAACTGGATGCAAGGAAATCCATCCTATAAGCAAAAAACCCTTGCACTTCTGGCAACGTACGGAGGGATGGTGCTGCAATGGCGAGACTCCAGCGGAAAAACGGACGCGTCAAGCCCCCGCAGCGCCGGTTGTGCGCGAGGAGGCTTGACCGTTCGTCCGCGGAAAGCGAAGCTATGGAAGCGACATCCCGGCTTCAGCTGATAGCTGCAAGTTGTTCAGCAATCCATAAATAGTAAATTTTCTCTGTTATGAGAGTGCCTGCTTTTGCTCAATCTAATCGTAGATGCAAAAACAAAACAAGAGGGGGAACTACAGATGTTAAATTATTGGAAAGTTTTTGCTCTGACCGGTGACCTCGATGCGTATTTAATGCATAAAGAATATGAGTGCACAGATGAATGGATGGAGCCTGGAGAAGAAGAAGCAGCTTCAGCGAAGAATGACGACGAACACACATGAGCAAGGATGAATACCTATGCTTGAAAAAAACGAAGGGCTCGTTATACGTGCGGTTTCCTACGGAGAGGCCAACATCATCCTCACGGTTTTTACAAGAGAGCGTGGGAAAATCGCTTTGATGGCACGTGGTGCAAAAAAATCAACCAGTCGCTTTGCGGCAGTCAGTCAATTGTTTTCATATGGGCTCTTTCATTTTCATTACCGACCTTCTTCGATGAGCACACTTTCGCAAGGAGAGGT belongs to Salicibibacter cibi and includes:
- the floA gene encoding flotillin-like protein FloA (flotillin-like protein involved in membrane lipid rafts); this translates as MPTEIITLVAIAVVVIVLGILFTFIPVGLWIAAWAANVRIGIFQLVGMRLRRIVPKRVVNPLVKAKKAGLDLKLNKLEGHYLAGGNVDRVVNALIAAHRANIELTFERAAAIDLAGRDVLEAVQMSVNPKVIETPFIAGVAMDGIEIKALSRITVRANIDRLVGGAGEETIIARVGEGIVSTIGSSEDHKAVLENPDMISQTVLSKGLDSGTAFEILSIDIADIDIGKNIGAQLQTDQAEADKKIAQAKAEERRAMAVAQEQEMNARVEEMRARVVEAEAEVPQAMAEALRSGNLGVMDYYNLQNVEADTDMRKHIGSATKDDDEDIRDPHKGLD
- the yqfC gene encoding sporulation protein YqfC, whose translation is MRRLSRQINKWLTKGMEVPADVTMGVPRVTMIGHLHVYIENHRGILSFTPQLIIVRLSEGKLEVKGQDLYIKAILPEELVLEGTIEQVTHLGRGEEV
- the rpsU gene encoding 30S ribosomal protein S21, producing MAETRIRKNESLDSALRRFKKDVSKSGTLAEVRKRKHYEKPSVKRKKKSEAARKRK
- a CDS encoding PhoH family protein → MTDRKVIDLHVQDTAELQTLFGPNDVHIKRVEEQLQVSIVIRGEALVVSGDGESIATIERVFAQLLQLVRRGTVLGERDIIYAIQLDGQGQLDKLNHIYQETIATNAKGKPITVKTLGQQDYVSAIRKYDMVFGLGPAGTGKTFLAVVMAVSALKAGSVQRIVLTRPAIEAGENLGFLPGDLKEKVDPYLRPLYDALHDIFGTEHTSRLMERGTIEVAPLAYMRGRTLDDAFVILDEAQNTTPEQIKMFLTRMGFGSKMIVNGDLTQVDLPKGKKSGLRMAIDILKEVSDIAFVYLKGADVVRHTIVQRVLEAYEKFEDDQSSK
- the yqfD gene encoding sporulation protein YqfD, which translates into the protein MFKKNPDWLGLVEMKVEGEALETFINQCVKNSISLTEIRRTSSGKKLQATIRIADVKRLRTVAKMTNVSVRFGKRRGLYLLTRQGRRRFGFIIGILAFCTVLVLLSQLVWRVDIEGASPGIEHEIEAWAADIGLQPGQPQWELPPEAEIQQRVSEEVPGATWIGVERQGTTYQFHVVEQHLAEEEDEVAPRNLVATKNGVIRDIYVEHGRAEVAPNAYVEEGDVLISGLIGREESDEEDMEEIAAIGDVHAETWYRGTIELPLEISGEVFTGERTRSLDLQLFGNEWTFWGQDAESLFERHHVTTDQLRIPLYFTDIPLPIERTSYEEKAIVTRTYEEEELAEIAKQLGERQLLRNLDSDAEILSENILQEQRDSGKVKLSILYEVEEDIAREAPITQGD
- a CDS encoding NfeD family protein encodes the protein MGRHVRILFFLFLMIAAGMMMPFFSGAQSDNATVHFIPVEQTVESGLEAFLDRSITEATEEGTDHIVLEIDTPGGTVDAAGNIAEIIQNAEVPITAYVTSEALSAGAYIALNADNIMMDPSAQMGDAAVVDGSGNTAGDKAQAAWESNMEIAAQSNEHDRDPEYARAMADPDELLTMSAEQASDVGYAEDVVTDREEVLDYLGLEDAEQVESEVSLAEQLTRWVTNPMIIPILLAVGGVGLIMELFTPGFGLPGLVGLGSLGLFFFGHLFAGFAGMEAVILLILGLMLIVAEIVFTGFGIFGVLGLASIIGSVFMASFDTTQILFSVLIALVVVVIATVLLFKYFGKIGFMQKLVLQNASEPSGDADETASDDELIGQIGRSLTPLRPSGLMVLAGEHFDVVADGAYVEADSEVRVISVSGPRIVVRAVH
- a CDS encoding Na/Pi symporter, which gives rise to MEYSLLIMIVYIFIFLFGVALIRTGLGQSPPKHVRVLIVNSTLHPFAGFLVGFAATALLQSSSAVMVLAVSLVAAGIIPFRQTIGIMLGSNVGTTLTLEILVFSGETLGLFSIAAGILCLLSRTRKLFLPGTILCGVGCMFLAMDGMSSWGQELTGHGWTDWLLENEGMSAGTAVLGGTIIATIIQSSTATIAIGIQMYANDFIQLDAAIAIMMGANIGTCLTAVLAALGAKRGAMQTAMANVFLNIGGVLLFLPLIGIFSHIITTLAVDPAAQVAHASVIFNLICSLLVLPFVNPFASFIERLTGGTER